The following nucleotide sequence is from Phormidium ambiguum IAM M-71.
GCGGTGGGGGCGCAGGCGGTGGTGGTTGCGGCGGTGGGGGCGCAGGTGGTGGGGGTGGAATTACCACTGTAGGTGGTGGCGGCGGTGGCGGTGGGGGTGGAACTACCAGAGGTGGTGGTGGTGAGGGTATTTGATTTGGTAAAAATTCCCCTATTCCAATGGGAGGGTTGGTTGATGAATTGTCTTGTACGGGCGAATTCGGTACAGGAAGGATAATTTTTGTTTCGTCAAGAACTATTGATTGGTTTGGGTTTAATGTATTTGTGGGTGGGCGGACAAAAGCTGGAGTTTCTACAATGCCTTCACCAGTTATGGGGGATTGAGTGGATAAAGCTGAGGATGTTTCGGCTTGAACTTGTGCTGTTGCGGGATCGGTTGTGGCTTGATCTGTTGGTTCTGTTAGCTTGAGTCCTTTGGTTAATTCACTTGTTTCATAAAAAGTTTTGAGATCGAAATCATATATACCTGTAATTCTGTCTTTTTCTATTACTGCTAACTGTCCTGCGTTTAGTCCTTCTCTTTGTGAGCTACTGTCGTTAAATACTTCTAT
It contains:
- a CDS encoding FecR family protein, yielding MSQKLILLLGIILWGIIAFSLPKAVRAQTPLTRAVVESIRNLVRLIPQNQGGRPAKIYDRVSPGDSLATGAESLAELRFNDGSLARIGQQAVFLFLPNTRTFRLNNGTMLLLIPPGRGETRVRTPNARAGIRGSALFVRYIPETNTTIVGALTNSNIEVFNDSSSQREGLNAGQLAVIEKDRITGIYDFDLKTFYETSELTKGLKLTEPTDQATTDPATAQVQAETSSALSTQSPITGEGIVETPAFVRPPTNTLNPNQSIVLDETKIILPVPNSPVQDNSSTNPPIGIGEFLPNQIPSPPPPLVVPPPPPPPPPPTVVIPPPPPAPPPPQPPPPAPPP